The Deltaproteobacteria bacterium genome segment GATGCTGCCAGCAGACGGGGAATCATGGTGACCAACACTCCCGGGGTGCTCACCGAGACTACTGCTGACTTCGCTTTTTCTCTCATGTTGGCCGTGGCCAGGAAGGTGGTGGAAGCAGACAGATACGTACGGGCAGGGAACTTTCAAAGGTGGGAATTCATGCCCCCTCTCATGGGCCTGGATGTACACGGCAAGACTCTCGGTATTGTAGGTTTCGGCCGCATAGGCCAGGCCGTGGCCAGAAGAGCTCTGGGCTTCAATATGAAAGTGGTCTACTACAGCAGATCACCTCACAGAGAAGCTGAAAGGCAACTGGCGGCCACATTCGTTCCCCTGGATGAGCTTCTGGCGGTAAGCGACTTTGTTACGCTCCATGTACCTCTCAACAAAAATACCAGGCACATGTTATCAACTGCCGAGTTCAGCAAGATGAAGAGTGAGGCAATTTTGATCAATACCGCCAGGGGTCAGGTGGTGAACGAAGAGGCCCTTGTTCGAGCCCTCGAACACGGTGAGATTGGAGGCACAGGTCTGGATGTTTTCGAAGAAGAGCCTGCTGTCCACCCGCGGCTCATGTCGCTGAATAACAGGGTGGTACTGGCACCTCATCTCGGCAGTGCCACCCGCGAGACCAGACTGAAAATGGCACTCTTGGCAGCAGAAAATATGTTGCAGGGACTACAGGGCAACAAGCCTCCTAATCTAGTAAACAAAGTATGATGTGAGTGTGACCAGAACTGCTATTTTCGGAAAAACTCCTAGCCGTGGCCATCTCTTTCGACAGGAGATCACCGGGCGCATGAGCGTCAGAATTGAATATCAGCGCTGCTCCGGCAGCCTGAGCTCGGCGCACCACATGACCATTGGTAAAGCTGTGTCCCTTGCGACCTGATATTTCCAGGAGGACCCCCCGTTTCGCTGCCAGAGACGCCTCTTCTGCGGTGAGGAGCCCTGGATGGGCCAGGATATCGACGTCGGCTTCGAGGCCTGCCCTGTTGGTTCCTGGCAGTACCGGCTCCACAATGGTTTCGCCATGCAGCACCACAATTGCCGCTCCCAGGGCCCTGGCTTCCTCCGCCAAACCCCTTATGGTCTCGGGTGGTACATGGGTAAGTTCTATGCCGGCCAGCGCCTGAATGGTGTTGTGTCTGTTGATCTCAGCTACTACCCGGGCCACCCTTGGCACCACCAGGTCGAGGTTGCTCCTGTCAGCATGGTCCGTGATCGCAATGTAGCGAAGCCCCAACTCTTCTGCTCGCCGCACCAGTTCGCTCACCAGCATCTCGCCATCACTAAAAAGAGAGTGTGTGTGTAAATCGATCAACCCCAAACTCCTTTCATCCATAATGATATCGTTCACCTTGTTCTGTTAAGAACAGCAACAGCATGTTAATTGCAAAGCTGGTGTCTCCTGGGTCCTATAGCAACCCACATCGGCAAAATCTGCCGTTTACTGCATCCGGGTGTCTTGAAAATGCCCTTGCAAGAGTTTTACTGCCAACAGTAGAGTTTGTGCCATTTAGCCCCCTGGGCATGGTGAGCACTGCCGGGTCTCTCACACCCCTGGCCCCAAGGGTCAAGTATGTGTACTGATCAGGGCATTGCCAGGAAAGAAGAATACCCAGAATTCATAGTGACTGGCAGTTATGCGGCTTGGCTGGCAGTTGATGGGCGGAGGTTCACATCTTGTATTTACCGAAATCATCCGGCGACAGGTTTTCAAGGATCTCGGTCCATTTCTTGGCTTCTTCGTCATGGATTTCGGCTTTGCCTTTCGACTCTATTTTAGCGGATCTTTCGATGACTTTCTCATTCACAAAAATGCGGGCATTCATCCGTAGCGCTATTGCCAGGGCGTCGCTAGGCCTGGCATCGATCTTTGATTCCTTGCCTTTGATATTGAGGTATATCCAGGCATAAAAGGTATTATCCCTGAGGTCACATACTTCGACCCGGTCAACGGTGATGCCCACGTGCGTCATGAGATTCTTCATGAGGTCATGGGTCATAGGACGTGGAAACTTGATCTGCTCGAGT includes the following:
- a CDS encoding D-glycerate dehydrogenase, with the protein product MAEIFISRNIFTEAVELLESARHVVSIHESDEILPTEELILRARGKEGLMCLLNDRIDERVIEALPSLKIISNIAVGYDNIDLDAASRRGIMVTNTPGVLTETTADFAFSLMLAVARKVVEADRYVRAGNFQRWEFMPPLMGLDVHGKTLGIVGFGRIGQAVARRALGFNMKVVYYSRSPHREAERQLAATFVPLDELLAVSDFVTLHVPLNKNTRHMLSTAEFSKMKSEAILINTARGQVVNEEALVRALEHGEIGGTGLDVFEEEPAVHPRLMSLNNRVVLAPHLGSATRETRLKMALLAAENMLQGLQGNKPPNLVNKV
- a CDS encoding histidinol phosphate phosphatase domain-containing protein, with amino-acid sequence MIDLHTHSLFSDGEMLVSELVRRAEELGLRYIAITDHADRSNLDLVVPRVARVVAEINRHNTIQALAGIELTHVPPETIRGLAEEARALGAAIVVLHGETIVEPVLPGTNRAGLEADVDILAHPGLLTAEEASLAAKRGVLLEISGRKGHSFTNGHVVRRAQAAGAALIFNSDAHAPGDLLSKEMATARSFSENSSSGHTHIILCLLD
- a CDS encoding bifunctional nuclease family protein, with protein sequence MVREMKISGLTMDPQTNTPIVVLKDLKNETSLPIWIGLLEATAIATELEQIKFPRPMTHDLMKNLMTHVGITVDRVEVCDLRDNTFYAWIYLNIKGKESKIDARPSDALAIALRMNARIFVNEKVIERSAKIESKGKAEIHDEEAKKWTEILENLSPDDFGKYKM